From Micromonospora rifamycinica, a single genomic window includes:
- a CDS encoding thiamine pyrophosphate-requiring protein produces MSATGTADGRLPKNATVADHIVARLAAWGVHRYFGYPGDGINGMTSALQRAGDRVEFVQVRHEETAGFAATAHVKYGGGPLGCALATSGPGAIHLLNGLYDAKLDHQPVVALVGNTALTAEGGGYYQEVDLLALYKDVASDFLAQLDDPSQVRHLVDRACRTALSRRTVTALVLPLDVQDEPAVPDPPHAHGYYHTSAVPSSTPTVPPEAELRRAAEVLRGGDKVAMLVGQGALGAEQEVRLIADRLGAGVATALLGFTAVDHREPWVTGAIGLLGTRPSWQLMQECDRLLIVGSNMPYSEFYPPQGQARAVQIDLDGTRMGLRYPTEVNLTGDAGPTLRALLRELGDGPAPTAWRATIADATSGWRRAQADLAGQPADPVNPQLLFHTLNDALPDDAMIAVDCGTATAWYARHLQVRPGMLASLSGTLLSMGGAMPYALAAKFAHPDRPVVALIGDGAMQMNGVNELITVAKNWRHWADPRFVVLVLNNRDLAFVSWEQRSTEGTPRYPASQDVPDVAYHRWAEVLGLDGELVDSPDQVAGLWRRALTADRPVVVNAVVDPAELMLPPHFTLDQARNTAAALLRGDTDRAGIVRRGIPATLTTYRPRRKNP; encoded by the coding sequence ATGAGCGCAACGGGCACCGCCGACGGCCGGTTGCCGAAGAACGCCACGGTCGCCGACCACATCGTGGCCCGCCTCGCCGCATGGGGGGTGCACCGCTACTTCGGCTACCCGGGTGACGGCATCAACGGCATGACCTCCGCCCTGCAACGGGCCGGCGACCGGGTGGAGTTCGTCCAGGTACGCCACGAGGAGACCGCCGGCTTCGCCGCCACCGCCCACGTCAAGTACGGCGGCGGCCCGCTCGGCTGCGCCCTGGCGACCAGCGGCCCCGGCGCGATCCACCTGCTCAACGGCCTCTACGACGCCAAGCTCGACCACCAGCCGGTGGTGGCCCTGGTCGGCAACACCGCGCTGACCGCCGAGGGCGGCGGCTACTACCAGGAGGTGGACCTGCTCGCCCTCTACAAGGACGTGGCCTCGGACTTCCTGGCCCAGCTCGACGACCCGTCCCAGGTGCGGCACCTGGTGGACCGGGCCTGCCGCACGGCGCTGTCCCGCCGGACGGTGACCGCGCTGGTCCTTCCGCTGGACGTGCAGGACGAACCGGCGGTGCCGGACCCGCCGCACGCGCACGGCTACTACCACACCAGCGCGGTCCCGAGCAGCACACCGACGGTGCCGCCGGAGGCGGAGCTGCGCCGCGCCGCCGAGGTGCTGCGCGGCGGCGACAAGGTGGCGATGCTGGTCGGGCAGGGCGCGCTCGGCGCCGAGCAGGAGGTACGCCTGATCGCCGACCGGCTGGGCGCCGGGGTGGCCACCGCGCTGCTCGGCTTCACCGCCGTGGACCACCGGGAGCCGTGGGTCACCGGGGCGATCGGCCTGCTCGGCACCCGCCCGAGCTGGCAGCTGATGCAGGAGTGCGACCGGTTGCTGATCGTCGGCAGCAACATGCCGTACTCCGAGTTCTATCCGCCGCAGGGGCAGGCCCGTGCGGTGCAGATCGACCTGGACGGCACCCGGATGGGGCTGCGCTACCCGACGGAGGTCAACCTGACCGGCGACGCCGGCCCGACCCTGCGGGCGCTGCTGCGGGAGCTGGGCGACGGCCCCGCGCCGACGGCCTGGCGGGCGACGATCGCCGACGCCACCTCCGGCTGGCGACGCGCCCAGGCCGACCTCGCCGGGCAGCCCGCCGACCCGGTGAACCCGCAACTGCTGTTCCACACCCTCAACGACGCGCTGCCCGACGACGCGATGATCGCGGTCGACTGCGGCACCGCCACCGCCTGGTACGCCCGCCACCTCCAGGTCCGTCCCGGCATGCTGGCCAGCCTCTCCGGCACCCTGCTGTCGATGGGCGGTGCCATGCCGTACGCCCTGGCGGCGAAGTTCGCCCACCCGGACCGGCCGGTGGTGGCGCTGATCGGCGACGGGGCGATGCAGATGAACGGGGTCAACGAGTTGATCACCGTGGCGAAGAACTGGCGGCACTGGGCCGACCCGCGTTTCGTGGTGCTGGTGCTCAACAACCGGGATCTGGCGTTCGTCAGCTGGGAACAGCGCTCCACCGAGGGCACCCCACGCTATCCGGCCAGCCAGGACGTGCCCGACGTGGCGTACCACCGGTGGGCCGAGGTGCTGGGCCTCGACGGCGAGCTGGTCGACTCCCCCGACCAGGTCGCCGGGCTCTGGCGGCGGGCGCTGACCGCCGACCGCCCGGTCGTGGTGAACGCGGTGGTCGACCCGGCGGAGCTGATGCTGCCTCCGCACTTCACCCTCGACCAGGCCCGCAACACGGCCGCAGCCCTGCTCCGCGGCGACACCGACCGGGCCGGGATCGTCCGCCGGGGCATCCCCGCCACCCTCACCACCTACCGCCCCCGCCGCAAGAACCCCTGA
- a CDS encoding TrmH family RNA methyltransferase, whose amino-acid sequence MPAGPRRATRQNRAVPVHEITDPDDPRIADYRALTDVELRTRWEPPHGLFIAEGELVLRRALRAGYPARSYLVDAKRVDQLADLDTGDAPVYAATPDVLEKATGFHVHRGVLASFHRKPLPTAAEVLAAARRVVILEDINNHTNLGAIFRGAAALGIDAVLLSPSCADPLYRRSVRVSMGEVFAVPYAKLERWPVGLDQVRAAGFTVLAMTLAADAVPMQRLTSTQRERAALLLGAEGPGLTGAAQAASDVRVVIPMRRGVDSLNVAAAAAVAFWELGRDDPVDG is encoded by the coding sequence GTGCCCGCAGGTCCGCGCCGGGCCACCCGGCAGAATCGGGCGGTGCCCGTTCACGAGATCACCGACCCGGACGATCCGCGGATCGCCGACTACCGCGCGCTGACCGACGTCGAGCTGCGTACCCGGTGGGAACCCCCGCACGGCCTGTTCATCGCCGAGGGGGAGCTGGTGCTGCGCCGGGCGTTGCGGGCCGGCTATCCGGCCCGGTCGTACCTGGTCGACGCGAAGCGGGTCGACCAGCTCGCCGACCTGGACACCGGGGACGCGCCGGTCTACGCGGCCACTCCCGACGTGTTGGAGAAGGCGACCGGCTTCCACGTCCACCGGGGGGTGCTCGCCTCGTTCCACCGCAAGCCGCTGCCCACCGCCGCCGAGGTGCTGGCCGCCGCCCGCCGGGTGGTGATCCTGGAGGACATCAACAACCACACCAACCTCGGCGCGATCTTCCGGGGGGCCGCGGCGCTGGGCATCGACGCGGTGCTGCTCTCGCCGTCCTGCGCCGATCCGCTGTACCGGCGCAGCGTGCGGGTCAGCATGGGGGAGGTGTTCGCGGTGCCGTACGCGAAGCTGGAGCGTTGGCCGGTGGGGCTGGACCAGGTACGGGCGGCGGGTTTCACCGTGCTCGCCATGACGTTGGCGGCGGACGCCGTACCGATGCAGCGGTTGACGTCGACGCAGCGGGAGCGGGCGGCGTTGCTGCTGGGGGCGGAGGGGCCGGGCCTGACCGGGGCGGCCCAGGCGGCCAGCGACGTGCGGGTGGTGATCCCGATGCGGCGCGGCGTGGATTCGCTGAACGTGGCCGCCGCGGCGGCGGTGGCCTTCTGGGAGCTGGGGCGCGACGATCCGGTCGACGGATAG
- the argG gene encoding argininosuccinate synthase, with protein sequence MSKVLTSLPIGERVGIAFSGGLDTSVAVAWMRDKGAVPCAYTADIGQYDEPDIDSVPGRALSYGAEVARLVDCRAALVEEGLAALTCGAFHIRSGGRAYFNTTPLGRAVTGTLLVRAMISDDVQIWGDGSTFKGNDIERFYRYGLLANPQLRIYKPWLDTDFVTELGGRKEMSEWLLERGLPYRDSTEKAYSTDANIWGATHEAKTLEHLDTGIETVNPIMGVRFWDPSVEIPTEDVTIGFDQGRPVTINGKEFGSAVDLVLEANAIGGRHGLGMSDQIENRIIEAKSRGIYEAPGMALLHAAYERLVNAIHNEDTLANYHHEGRRLGRLMYEGRWLDPQALMLRESLQRWVGTAVTGEVTLRLRRGEDYSILDTTGPAFSYHPDKLSMERTEDSAFGPSDRIGQLTMRNLDIADSRAKLEQYVTLGLVGGGSPQRAIGAAQAAATGLIGAMPEGGAEAIASRGVTSAADEALDRAAMEFGVD encoded by the coding sequence GTGTCCAAGGTTCTCACCTCCCTGCCCATCGGCGAACGTGTCGGCATCGCCTTCTCCGGCGGCCTCGACACCTCGGTCGCGGTCGCGTGGATGCGCGACAAGGGCGCCGTCCCATGCGCCTACACCGCCGACATCGGCCAGTACGACGAGCCCGACATCGACTCGGTGCCCGGTCGTGCGCTCAGCTACGGCGCCGAGGTCGCCCGCCTGGTCGACTGCCGTGCCGCCCTGGTCGAGGAAGGCCTCGCCGCGTTGACATGCGGTGCGTTCCACATCCGCTCCGGCGGCCGGGCGTACTTCAACACCACCCCGCTGGGCCGGGCGGTGACCGGAACCCTGCTGGTCCGGGCGATGATCTCCGACGACGTGCAGATCTGGGGCGACGGCTCGACCTTCAAGGGCAACGACATCGAGCGGTTCTACCGCTACGGCCTGCTGGCCAACCCGCAGCTGCGGATCTACAAGCCGTGGCTGGACACCGACTTCGTCACCGAACTCGGTGGCCGCAAGGAGATGTCGGAGTGGCTGCTGGAACGCGGCCTGCCCTACCGGGACAGCACCGAGAAGGCGTACTCCACCGACGCCAACATCTGGGGCGCCACGCACGAGGCGAAGACCCTGGAGCACCTCGACACCGGCATCGAGACGGTCAACCCGATCATGGGGGTCCGGTTCTGGGATCCGTCCGTGGAGATCCCCACCGAGGACGTCACGATCGGCTTCGACCAGGGCCGCCCGGTGACGATCAACGGCAAGGAGTTCGGCAGCGCCGTCGACCTGGTGCTGGAGGCCAACGCCATCGGCGGCCGGCACGGCCTGGGCATGTCCGACCAGATCGAGAACCGGATCATCGAGGCCAAGAGCCGGGGCATCTACGAGGCCCCCGGCATGGCGCTGCTGCACGCCGCGTACGAGCGGCTGGTCAACGCCATCCACAACGAGGACACCCTGGCGAACTACCACCACGAGGGCCGTCGCCTCGGCCGGCTGATGTACGAAGGTCGCTGGCTGGACCCGCAGGCGCTGATGCTGCGCGAGTCGTTGCAGCGCTGGGTCGGCACCGCGGTCACCGGCGAGGTGACCCTGCGGCTGCGCCGGGGCGAGGACTACTCGATCCTGGACACCACCGGGCCGGCGTTCAGCTACCACCCGGACAAGCTGTCGATGGAGCGTACCGAGGACTCGGCCTTCGGCCCGTCCGACCGGATCGGCCAGCTCACCATGCGTAACCTGGACATCGCCGACTCGCGGGCCAAGCTGGAGCAGTACGTCACCCTCGGCCTGGTCGGCGGCGGGTCTCCCCAGCGGGCGATCGGTGCCGCCCAGGCGGCGGCGACCGGGCTGATCGGGGCGATGCCGGAGGGCGGCGCGGAGGCCATCGCCTCCAGGGGTGTCACCTCCGCCGCCGACGAGGCCCTCGACCGCGCCGCGATGGAGTTCGGCGTCGACTGA
- a CDS encoding PucR family transcriptional regulator produces MFPTVREVLALDPVRRGAPRLVAGEAALDRPVRWVHVAEVPDIATLLGGGELVLTTGIGLPADDAGLRAFIGDLAQVGVSGLVVELGRRYPSEVPRVMAAAAERRGLPLVELRRATPFVRITEAVHALIVDAQLHELRATEEIHQRFTDLSVEGAGAAEVVRQAAELAGCPVVLENLSRQVLGYDPAGESAELLLDGWEQHSRRIRPTGRTAYDADSGWLVTTVGARGQDWGRLLLRWPAGGDLGAGRPVGSPPTRLTILVERAASTLALGRLIRRDAEGLERQLHRTLLTALLDHSRPVDEIALRARALGVTLDRRHLVGIMVRHRRDRTPGHPVPGEGGPAADGSGPPPATGSWPAPATPADPPAGPARLRDLAEAVGQALRETKLSGLTSPVDDQAVGVLLALPDATAEERALTAFAAALRRRHPDQPVPPGGGGVIIAAGSGVGSLREVRRSLVEARQLAEAARRDRRDLPIFRLPHVGLAGLLHLLRDEPRLQTFVERELGALLTHDAHHPREQLLGTLRAYLEQGRNKSAGAAAAHLSRPAFYERLARIGRILAVDLDSVETCLSLHVALLALDAIRTP; encoded by the coding sequence GTGTTCCCCACCGTCCGTGAGGTGCTGGCCCTGGACCCGGTCCGCCGCGGTGCGCCCCGGCTGGTCGCCGGGGAGGCCGCCCTGGACCGGCCGGTGCGCTGGGTGCACGTGGCGGAGGTGCCCGACATCGCCACCCTGCTCGGCGGCGGCGAGCTGGTGCTCACCACCGGCATCGGGCTGCCCGCCGACGACGCCGGCCTGCGCGCCTTCATCGGCGACCTCGCCCAGGTGGGCGTCTCCGGCCTGGTGGTCGAGCTGGGCCGCCGCTACCCGTCCGAGGTGCCCCGGGTGATGGCGGCGGCGGCCGAGCGACGCGGGCTGCCCCTGGTCGAGCTGCGCCGGGCCACCCCGTTCGTGCGGATCACCGAGGCGGTGCACGCCCTGATCGTCGACGCCCAGCTGCACGAGCTGCGGGCCACGGAGGAGATCCACCAGCGGTTCACCGACCTGTCCGTCGAGGGGGCCGGGGCCGCCGAGGTGGTCCGGCAGGCCGCCGAGCTGGCCGGCTGCCCGGTGGTGCTGGAGAACCTGTCCCGGCAGGTGCTCGGCTACGACCCGGCGGGGGAGAGCGCCGAGCTGCTGCTGGACGGCTGGGAGCAGCACTCCCGGCGGATCCGTCCCACCGGGCGGACGGCGTACGACGCGGACAGCGGTTGGTTGGTGACCACCGTCGGCGCACGCGGGCAGGACTGGGGCCGGTTGCTGCTGCGCTGGCCCGCCGGTGGGGACCTCGGCGCCGGTCGACCCGTCGGCAGCCCGCCCACCCGGCTGACCATCCTGGTGGAGCGGGCGGCCTCGACGCTGGCGCTGGGCCGGCTGATCCGGCGCGACGCCGAAGGGCTGGAGCGGCAACTGCACCGCACCCTGCTCACCGCCCTGCTCGACCATTCCCGCCCGGTCGACGAGATCGCGCTACGGGCCAGGGCGCTGGGGGTGACCCTGGACCGCCGGCACCTGGTCGGCATCATGGTCCGGCACCGCCGCGACCGGACGCCGGGTCACCCCGTACCGGGCGAGGGCGGGCCGGCGGCCGACGGCTCCGGCCCACCCCCGGCCACGGGCAGCTGGCCCGCACCGGCCACCCCGGCGGACCCCCCGGCCGGTCCGGCCCGACTGCGCGATCTCGCGGAGGCGGTCGGTCAGGCGCTCCGTGAGACGAAGCTGTCCGGCCTGACCAGCCCGGTCGACGACCAGGCGGTGGGCGTCCTGCTCGCCCTGCCGGACGCCACCGCCGAGGAACGCGCCCTCACCGCCTTCGCCGCCGCGCTGCGCCGCCGGCACCCCGACCAGCCGGTGCCGCCGGGCGGGGGCGGCGTGATCATCGCCGCCGGCTCCGGGGTGGGGAGCCTGCGGGAGGTACGCCGGTCGCTGGTCGAGGCCCGGCAGCTCGCCGAGGCGGCCCGCCGGGACCGCCGGGACCTGCCGATCTTCCGGCTGCCGCACGTCGGGCTGGCCGGTCTGCTGCACCTGCTGCGCGACGAACCCCGGTTGCAGACCTTCGTCGAACGGGAACTCGGCGCGCTGCTGACCCATGACGCCCACCATCCCCGGGAGCAGCTGCTCGGCACCCTGCGCGCCTATCTGGAGCAGGGCCGCAACAAGTCGGCCGGCGCGGCTGCCGCCCACCTGTCCCGGCCGGCGTTCTACGAGCGGCTGGCCCGGATCGGCCGGATTCTCGCCGTCGACCTCGACTCGGTGGAAACCTGCCTGTCCCTGCACGTGGCCCTGCTCGCCCTCGACGCCATCCGCACCCCCTGA
- the murD gene encoding UDP-N-acetylmuramoyl-L-alanine--D-glutamate ligase, producing the protein MRLSDLRGRTVAVWGAGREGRAAVTAIAAHGPADLVAVDDSANFLTVAWEGPLAEAAPLVTGEEGFARLAAAEVVVRSPGVPNTHPWLVELRARGATVTQGTALWMADHADRTIGVTGSKGKSTTASLISHLLAAVDRPNVLGGNIGVPTLDLPDAGLYVLELSSYQCSDLTDSPRVAVVTALFPEHLDAHGGEAEYYRDKLNLLAYGPRTVVVNGNDPRLALELGDRAAIRAGLPDGVHVATGPDGTDWFHLGDRPLFARQVLPLVGRHNAGNLCVALAVLDALGVDVTAHRDTLAVAVAGFHGLAHRLTEIVDPSGLTFVDDTLATSPYAAMHAIDAYDGRPLTVIVGGTDRGLDYTPLAEHLAERELTVIGIPDSGPRIVAALGGLPKVRTDVVDDLVDAVRLARSVTPADGVVLLSPAAPSYGRFRNFEHRSEVFAEAIRDTAG; encoded by the coding sequence GTGCGCCTGTCCGATCTGCGCGGCCGTACCGTCGCCGTCTGGGGGGCCGGCCGCGAGGGCCGCGCCGCCGTGACCGCCATCGCCGCGCACGGCCCGGCGGACCTGGTCGCCGTCGACGACAGCGCCAACTTCCTCACCGTGGCCTGGGAGGGTCCGCTCGCCGAGGCCGCGCCGCTGGTCACCGGCGAGGAGGGGTTCGCCCGGCTGGCCGCCGCCGAGGTCGTCGTCCGCTCCCCGGGAGTGCCCAACACCCACCCGTGGCTGGTCGAGCTGCGCGCCCGGGGGGCCACCGTCACCCAGGGCACCGCGCTGTGGATGGCCGACCACGCCGACCGGACGATCGGGGTCACCGGCAGCAAGGGCAAGTCGACCACCGCCAGCCTGATCAGCCACCTGCTCGCGGCGGTGGACCGGCCCAACGTGCTGGGCGGCAACATCGGCGTGCCCACCCTGGACCTGCCCGACGCCGGGCTGTACGTGCTGGAGCTGTCCAGCTACCAGTGCAGCGACCTGACCGACTCCCCTCGGGTCGCGGTGGTCACCGCCCTGTTCCCGGAGCACCTGGACGCGCACGGCGGCGAGGCCGAGTACTACCGGGACAAGCTCAACCTGCTCGCGTACGGCCCGCGGACGGTGGTGGTCAACGGCAACGACCCGCGGCTGGCGCTGGAGCTGGGCGACCGGGCGGCGATCCGTGCCGGCCTGCCGGACGGCGTGCACGTCGCCACCGGCCCGGACGGCACCGACTGGTTCCACCTCGGCGACCGGCCGCTCTTCGCCCGTCAGGTGCTGCCGCTGGTCGGCCGGCACAACGCCGGCAACCTCTGCGTGGCGCTCGCGGTGCTCGACGCGCTCGGGGTAGACGTGACCGCCCACCGGGACACCCTGGCGGTGGCGGTCGCCGGGTTCCACGGGCTGGCCCACCGGCTCACCGAGATCGTCGACCCGTCCGGCCTCACCTTCGTCGACGACACCCTCGCCACCAGCCCGTACGCGGCGATGCACGCGATCGACGCGTACGACGGGCGGCCGTTGACGGTGATCGTCGGCGGCACCGACCGGGGGCTGGACTACACGCCGCTGGCCGAGCACCTGGCCGAGCGGGAGCTGACCGTGATCGGGATTCCGGACAGCGGCCCCCGGATCGTGGCGGCGCTGGGCGGGCTGCCGAAGGTGCGTACCGACGTGGTCGACGACCTGGTGGACGCGGTCCGGCTGGCCCGGTCGGTGACCCCGGCCGACGGGGTGGTGCTGCTCTCCCCGGCGGCGCCCAGCTACGGCCGGTTCCGCAACTTCGAGCACCGCTCCGAGGTCTTCGCCGAGGCGATCCGGGACACCGCCGGCTGA
- a CDS encoding aspartate aminotransferase family protein → MTADDLLARHRAVLPSWMPLYYTEPIELVAGSGRRVTDAQGRSYLDFFGGVLTNMIGYDIPEIREAVERQLRTGLVHTSTLYLIRQQVELAEKVTSLAGIPDARVFFTNSGTEANEAALLVATNHRRSHQILAVRNSYHGRSYATMGITGHRSWTASAHNPLQVAWLHSGERLRGLLARLPEADRMDAAVEDLREVLATQTSGDVACLIAEPIQGVGGFVAPPDGLFAGWRKVLDEYGILLISDEVQTGWGRTGEHFWGYQAHGVTPDLLTFAKGIGNGFALAGVVGRAEIMESVPAISFSTFGGNPLCTAAGNAVLDYLRDHDLQANAARVGAILLDGLRATVADLDGVAEVRGKGLMLAVEFVRPGGLEPDPVLTARVFEACRAGGLLVGKGGLHHNVLRMGPPLTLTEDEAREGLAVLVEAIRSAVAGEAVR, encoded by the coding sequence ATGACCGCCGACGACCTGCTGGCCCGACACCGGGCCGTGCTCCCCTCCTGGATGCCGCTCTACTACACCGAGCCGATCGAGCTGGTCGCCGGCTCCGGCCGCCGGGTGACCGATGCCCAGGGGCGCAGCTACCTGGACTTCTTCGGCGGGGTGCTGACCAACATGATCGGCTACGACATCCCGGAGATCCGCGAGGCCGTGGAGCGCCAACTGCGGACCGGCCTGGTGCACACCTCCACCCTCTACCTGATCCGGCAGCAGGTGGAGCTGGCCGAGAAGGTGACCTCGCTCGCCGGCATCCCGGACGCCCGGGTCTTCTTCACCAACTCGGGCACCGAGGCGAACGAGGCGGCGTTGCTGGTCGCCACCAACCACCGCCGGTCGCACCAGATCCTGGCCGTCCGCAACAGCTACCACGGCCGGTCGTACGCGACGATGGGGATCACCGGGCACCGCAGCTGGACGGCCAGCGCGCACAACCCGCTCCAGGTGGCCTGGCTGCACTCCGGTGAACGGCTGCGCGGGCTGCTCGCGCGGCTGCCCGAGGCCGACCGGATGGACGCCGCCGTGGAGGACCTGCGCGAGGTGCTCGCCACCCAGACCAGCGGTGACGTCGCCTGCCTGATCGCCGAGCCGATCCAGGGCGTCGGCGGTTTCGTCGCCCCGCCCGACGGGTTGTTCGCCGGCTGGCGCAAGGTTCTCGACGAATATGGCATCCTGCTCATCTCCGACGAGGTGCAGACCGGTTGGGGGCGCACCGGCGAGCACTTCTGGGGCTACCAGGCGCACGGGGTCACCCCGGACCTGCTCACTTTCGCCAAGGGCATCGGCAACGGATTCGCCCTGGCCGGGGTGGTCGGCCGGGCGGAGATCATGGAGTCGGTGCCGGCGATCAGCTTCTCCACCTTCGGCGGCAATCCGCTGTGCACCGCCGCCGGCAACGCCGTCCTGGACTACCTGCGCGACCACGACCTCCAGGCCAACGCGGCCCGGGTGGGCGCGATCCTCCTCGACGGCCTGCGGGCCACGGTCGCCGACCTCGACGGCGTCGCCGAGGTGCGGGGGAAGGGTCTGATGCTCGCCGTGGAGTTCGTCCGGCCCGGCGGGCTGGAGCCCGATCCGGTGTTGACCGCCCGGGTCTTCGAGGCCTGCCGGGCCGGTGGCCTGCTGGTCGGCAAGGGCGGCCTGCACCACAACGTGCTGCGGATGGGCCCGCCGCTGACCCTCACCGAGGACGAGGCCCGCGAGGGGCTGGCCGTCCTGGTCGAGGCGATCCGCTCCGCCGTCGCCGGGGAGGCGGTGCGATGA
- a CDS encoding CoA-acylating methylmalonate-semialdehyde dehydrogenase, with translation MSGPAGEGTLVGHFVDGKRIDGASGRFGDVFDPATGRRTGRVALADTADVAVAVEAAERAARSWRDASLARRTAVLFAFRELVHARRDRLAGVITAEHGKALADAAGEVQRGLEVIEYACGIASVVRGSFSANVSTEVDSYSLRQPLGVVAVISPFNFPVMVPLWFVPLAVACGNAVVLKPSEKVPSAALLLAEWFAEAGLPAGVLNVVSGDAGAVDALLDHPGVRAVSFVGSTPVARHVHRRATLAGKRVQALGGAKNHLVVLPDADLDLAADAAVNAGFGSAGQRCMAISALVAVGPVADALVARIAARMAWLRTGDGRRGVDLGPLVTAAHAERVRSYVAAGVAAGAVAVVDGREVVPDGDPGGFWLGPTLFDRVTPDMSIYTDEIFGPVLGVVRVDSYDEAVALVNANPYGNGTAIFTNDGGAARRFQHEVEVGMVGINVPVPVPMAYYSFGGWKASLFGDLHAHGEDGVRFFTRGKVVTSRWLDPRHGGVNLGFPTQT, from the coding sequence ATGAGCGGGCCGGCGGGGGAGGGCACCCTGGTCGGGCACTTCGTCGACGGCAAGCGGATCGACGGGGCGTCCGGCCGGTTCGGGGACGTCTTCGATCCGGCCACCGGTCGGCGTACCGGCCGGGTGGCGCTGGCCGACACGGCGGACGTCGCGGTGGCGGTCGAGGCGGCCGAGCGGGCCGCCCGGAGCTGGCGGGACGCCTCGCTGGCCCGGCGGACGGCGGTGCTGTTCGCCTTCCGGGAACTGGTCCACGCCCGTCGGGACCGGCTCGCCGGGGTGATCACCGCCGAGCACGGCAAGGCGCTCGCCGACGCCGCCGGCGAGGTGCAGCGCGGCCTCGAGGTGATCGAGTACGCCTGCGGCATCGCATCGGTGGTGCGCGGGAGCTTCAGCGCGAACGTCTCCACCGAGGTCGACTCGTACAGCCTGCGGCAGCCGCTCGGGGTGGTGGCGGTGATCTCGCCGTTCAACTTCCCGGTGATGGTGCCGCTGTGGTTCGTGCCGTTGGCGGTGGCCTGCGGCAACGCGGTGGTGCTGAAACCGAGCGAGAAGGTCCCGAGCGCGGCGCTGCTGCTGGCCGAGTGGTTCGCCGAGGCGGGCCTGCCCGCCGGGGTGCTCAACGTGGTCAGCGGCGACGCCGGGGCGGTGGACGCGCTGCTGGACCACCCCGGGGTGCGGGCGGTGTCGTTCGTCGGCTCCACCCCGGTCGCCCGGCACGTGCACCGGCGCGCGACGCTGGCCGGTAAGCGGGTGCAGGCCCTCGGCGGGGCGAAGAACCACCTGGTGGTGCTGCCCGACGCCGATCTGGACCTGGCCGCCGACGCGGCGGTCAACGCCGGGTTCGGCTCGGCGGGCCAGCGGTGCATGGCGATCTCGGCGCTGGTCGCGGTGGGGCCGGTCGCCGACGCCCTGGTCGCCCGGATCGCCGCCCGGATGGCCTGGCTGCGCACCGGCGACGGCCGGCGCGGCGTCGACCTGGGTCCGCTGGTCACCGCCGCGCACGCCGAACGGGTCCGGTCGTACGTGGCGGCCGGGGTGGCGGCGGGCGCGGTCGCGGTGGTGGACGGCCGGGAGGTCGTGCCGGATGGCGACCCGGGCGGCTTCTGGCTCGGCCCGACCCTGTTCGACCGGGTCACCCCGGACATGTCGATCTACACCGACGAGATCTTCGGGCCGGTGCTCGGCGTCGTCCGGGTCGATTCGTACGACGAGGCGGTCGCCCTGGTCAACGCCAACCCGTACGGCAACGGCACGGCGATCTTCACCAACGACGGTGGGGCGGCCCGGCGGTTCCAGCACGAGGTGGAGGTGGGCATGGTCGGGATCAACGTGCCGGTCCCGGTGCCGATGGCCTACTACTCGTTCGGCGGCTGGAAGGCGTCCCTCTTCGGTGACCTGCACGCCCACGGGGAGGACGGGGTGCGGTTCTTCACCCGGGGCAAGGTGGTCACCAGTCGCTGGCTGGACCCGCGCCACGGCGGGGTGAACCTCGGTTTCCCCACCCAGACCTGA